The Oncorhynchus masou masou isolate Uvic2021 unplaced genomic scaffold, UVic_Omas_1.1 unplaced_scaffold_545, whole genome shotgun sequence genome has a window encoding:
- the LOC135536015 gene encoding ras-related protein Rab-11A, translating to MGTRDDEYDYLFKVVLIGDSGVGKSNLLSRFTRNEFNLESKSTIGVEFATRSIQVDGKTVKAQIWDTAGQERYRAITSAYYRGAVGALLVYDIAKHLTYENVERWLKELRDHADTNIVIMLVGNKSDLRHLRAVPTDEARAFAEKNGLSFLETSALDSTNVETAFQTILTEIYRIVSQKQMSERQESDMSPSNNVVNIQVQPTENKPKMQCCQNI from the exons TGGTTTTGATAGGAGACTCGGGTGTTGGCAAGAGCAACCTGCTCTCTCGTTTCACCCGGAATGAGTTTAACCTGGAAAGTAAGAGCACCATTGGAGTGGAGTTTGCCACCCGCAGTATCCAGGTGGATGGGAAAACGGTGAAGGCTCAGATCTGGGACACGGCAGGACAGGAGCGCTACCGGGCTATCACCTCGGC GTACTACAGAGGCGCGGTGGGGGCCCTGCTGGTCTATGACATCGCCAAGCACCTGACCTATGAAAATGTGGAGCGGTGGTTGAAAGAGCTGCGGGACCACGCAGACACCAACATCGTCATCATGCTGGTTGGCAACAAGAGTGACCTGCGTCACCTCCGAGCCGTGCCCACCGACGAGGCTCGGGCGTTCGCAG AGAAAAACGGTTTGTCTTTCCTTGAGACGTCAGCCCTGGATTCCACCAACGTTGAAACGGCTTTCCAGACCAttctgacag AAATCTATCGAATCGTCTCTCAGAAGCAGATGTCAGAGCGTCAGGAGAGCGACATGTCTCCTAGCAACAATGTGGTCAACATCCAGGTGCAGCCCACTGAGAACAAACCAAAGATGCAGTGCTGTCAGAACATCTAG